Proteins from a single region of Bdellovibrio svalbardensis:
- the glpK gene encoding glycerol kinase GlpK: MSSSSFIMAIDQGTTSSRTCIVNQAGGLVAEARESFKQIFPKPGWVEHDPEDIWHSTQRSMRLALEKAKISGSQIAAIGITNQRETVMVWDRKTGKSVYNAIVWQCRRTQEICEKLKKAKKEKMITAKTGLVLDPYFSASKIQWILKNAPKAMQKARAGQLVAGNVDTYLLWRLTAGTSHKTDVSNASRTMLMNIHTGWWDEELMKLFNVPQGILPEICPSNADFGRTQGLGFMPDGIPITGMIGDQQSALFGQICFEAGESKCTFGTGSFVLLNTGKKIVKSKNKLLSTVAWKLKNEEMTYALEGGAFVCGAAVQWLRDGLGLFQQSADVEKLAKTVEDTQGVEFVPALTGLGAPHWQPEARGLICGLTRGTTKAHIARATLEAMALQNVDVLVTMQKDLGKKIKTLKVDGGAAANDLLMQMQADYLGLNVIRPQNLETTAMGAAFMAGLGAGFWKDVKQLKRIWKTNKEFKVKMQLKARKERMQRWEKALERV, encoded by the coding sequence ATGTCGTCTTCTTCTTTTATCATGGCCATCGACCAAGGAACAACCAGCTCACGAACTTGCATAGTCAATCAAGCCGGAGGTCTCGTTGCTGAGGCGCGTGAATCTTTCAAGCAGATATTTCCGAAGCCAGGTTGGGTGGAGCATGACCCTGAGGACATTTGGCATTCGACGCAAAGATCCATGCGACTGGCGCTGGAAAAAGCAAAGATCAGCGGATCACAAATCGCGGCCATTGGCATAACCAATCAACGTGAAACTGTCATGGTCTGGGATCGTAAAACTGGAAAGTCAGTCTACAACGCCATCGTTTGGCAATGTCGTCGCACGCAAGAGATCTGTGAAAAGTTAAAGAAAGCAAAAAAAGAAAAGATGATCACTGCCAAAACAGGTTTGGTATTGGATCCGTATTTTTCTGCGTCAAAAATCCAATGGATTTTAAAAAACGCACCGAAAGCCATGCAGAAAGCTCGCGCCGGTCAATTGGTTGCGGGCAATGTTGACACGTATCTGTTGTGGAGATTGACAGCTGGAACTTCTCACAAAACAGACGTGAGCAATGCCTCTCGCACTATGTTGATGAACATTCACACCGGTTGGTGGGATGAAGAGTTGATGAAACTGTTCAATGTTCCGCAGGGAATACTTCCTGAGATCTGTCCAAGCAATGCTGATTTCGGTCGCACGCAAGGTCTTGGTTTTATGCCGGATGGAATTCCAATAACGGGAATGATCGGGGATCAGCAGTCAGCCTTGTTTGGTCAGATCTGCTTCGAGGCGGGCGAATCCAAATGCACATTCGGCACGGGCAGCTTTGTTTTGCTAAATACGGGAAAGAAAATTGTTAAATCCAAAAACAAACTTCTTTCAACCGTTGCGTGGAAATTGAAAAATGAAGAGATGACTTACGCCCTGGAGGGGGGAGCTTTCGTTTGTGGTGCGGCGGTTCAGTGGCTGCGCGATGGCTTGGGACTTTTCCAACAATCTGCAGATGTTGAAAAACTGGCAAAGACAGTTGAAGACACTCAAGGCGTGGAATTTGTTCCGGCGCTGACAGGCTTGGGTGCTCCTCACTGGCAGCCAGAGGCTCGTGGTTTGATTTGCGGGCTGACTCGTGGAACGACGAAGGCCCATATTGCGCGAGCGACCTTGGAGGCGATGGCCTTGCAAAATGTCGACGTGCTGGTCACGATGCAAAAAGATTTGGGTAAGAAAATTAAAACTCTGAAAGTCGATGGCGGAGCTGCTGCCAATGATCTTCTTATGCAGATGCAAGCGGACTATTTGGGCTTGAATGTTATCCGTCCGCAAAATCTGGAAACCACGGCGATGGGTGCGGCTTTTATGGCTGGTCTTGGCGCTGGCTTCTGGAAAGATGTGAAGCAACTCAAGCGCATTTGGAAAACCAATAAAGAGTTCAAAGTGAAAATGCAGTTGAAAGCGCGCAAAGAACGCATGCAGCGTTGGGAAAAGGCTTTGGAGAGAGTCTAA
- the hutI gene encoding imidazolonepropionase has translation MGILLKNISTLLTLEGARRKEGRRITESDLGLAQKQSLLIEKDKIAWIGPQGKLPKEWARKKGLKEIDMKGRTVLPGFVECHTHLIFAGDRAAEFEMRNQGVSYQEIAAKGGGILSTMKNTRASSLQQLVNQGQKRVNHFISQGVTTLEVKSGYALNLKDELKVLQAVQKLDGVRTVSTFLGAHALPPEFKTYESYLEFLADKVLPEVKKKKLARRVDIFIEKGFFPAEASEKYLRRAQEMGFEVLIHADQMSLSGGSDVAVKLGALSGDHLLQITEREVKSLAKSEVTCVMLPTADLYTRTKYPPAKELIEAGARVALATDFNPGTSPTQDLNLVGLLARLEMKMSLPQVIAGYTVGAAYALNLQSEIGSLEIGKSADLICTTQDWQCLFYSVGESAEKTVFSRGKKIFDNLK, from the coding sequence ATGGGCATTCTTTTAAAAAATATCTCGACATTGTTGACTCTGGAAGGCGCTCGTCGCAAAGAGGGTCGCCGTATCACTGAATCTGATCTTGGGTTGGCGCAAAAGCAGTCTCTCTTGATTGAGAAAGATAAAATCGCCTGGATAGGTCCCCAGGGGAAGCTTCCTAAAGAATGGGCCCGAAAAAAAGGTCTAAAGGAAATAGATATGAAGGGCAGAACAGTTCTGCCTGGATTTGTGGAGTGCCATACGCACTTGATTTTCGCAGGGGACCGCGCGGCTGAATTCGAAATGCGCAATCAAGGTGTGAGCTACCAGGAGATTGCCGCCAAAGGGGGCGGCATTCTTTCGACAATGAAGAACACCCGTGCTTCTTCTTTACAGCAGCTTGTGAATCAAGGTCAAAAAAGAGTGAATCACTTTATCAGTCAGGGTGTGACGACGCTCGAAGTGAAGTCCGGGTATGCGTTAAACCTCAAGGATGAACTTAAGGTTTTGCAAGCGGTGCAGAAGCTTGACGGTGTTCGCACGGTCAGCACATTTTTAGGCGCCCATGCTTTGCCGCCGGAATTCAAAACTTACGAGAGCTATTTGGAATTTTTGGCAGACAAAGTTTTGCCGGAAGTGAAAAAGAAAAAACTCGCTCGTCGCGTAGATATCTTTATTGAAAAAGGTTTCTTCCCTGCGGAGGCCTCAGAAAAGTATCTGCGTCGTGCTCAAGAGATGGGCTTTGAAGTTCTAATCCACGCAGATCAAATGTCCCTAAGTGGCGGTAGCGATGTGGCGGTGAAACTGGGGGCCCTTTCGGGGGATCATTTGCTGCAGATCACAGAGAGGGAAGTTAAGTCTCTGGCAAAGTCCGAAGTGACCTGTGTGATGTTGCCAACAGCTGATTTGTATACGCGCACAAAATATCCTCCAGCCAAAGAGTTGATCGAAGCGGGAGCGCGAGTGGCGTTGGCGACGGATTTCAATCCGGGGACTTCACCGACTCAAGATTTGAACTTGGTAGGGTTGCTGGCTCGCTTGGAGATGAAGATGAGTCTTCCGCAGGTGATTGCAGGCTACACAGTGGGGGCCGCTTATGCCTTGAACTTGCAGAGTGAGATCGGTTCACTCGAAATTGGCAAGAGTGCTGATTTAATATGCACAACTCAGGACTGGCAGTGCTTGTTCTACAGTGTCGGGGAGAGTGCAGAGAAGACAGTTTTCTCTCGAGGGAAGAAGATTTTTGATAATCTAAAATGA
- a CDS encoding flagellar brake protein → MAEQGQVIFKKVGVSDKKMLFREIASDRIQVALKGENDEIFHLIAIQTEKDEDLLCHHTADSKKFERPQKVMVNFPFRSERYFFQSELSFHSGWAVLKIDSDLFQLQRRANARIDLPSRYDAVFTLHLHGGKNYFLEGRIVDVSAGGIKVELPFIAPELVLGEKIKGTMRLGIRRPMEFELEVRFAQKKDLQGKPSQVAGLQFLDVDHTMENRLLSLMMDLQREIFVKYAGKR, encoded by the coding sequence ATGGCGGAACAGGGACAAGTGATTTTTAAAAAAGTAGGTGTCTCGGATAAGAAGATGCTTTTTCGAGAGATCGCTTCGGATCGCATTCAAGTCGCGTTAAAAGGTGAGAATGATGAGATCTTTCATCTGATTGCCATTCAGACTGAGAAAGATGAAGATCTTCTGTGCCATCATACGGCGGATTCGAAAAAATTTGAAAGACCACAGAAGGTCATGGTGAACTTTCCGTTTAGGAGTGAACGCTATTTCTTTCAGTCGGAACTGAGCTTTCATTCTGGCTGGGCTGTTTTGAAAATCGACAGCGATCTTTTTCAACTTCAACGTCGCGCCAATGCTCGTATTGATCTTCCTTCACGTTACGATGCGGTTTTCACTTTGCATTTGCATGGCGGGAAAAATTATTTTCTCGAAGGTCGCATTGTCGATGTCAGTGCCGGTGGGATTAAGGTTGAACTGCCTTTCATCGCTCCAGAACTAGTCTTGGGAGAGAAGATCAAAGGGACCATGCGTTTGGGAATTCGCCGCCCCATGGAGTTCGAACTGGAAGTGCGCTTTGCGCAGAAGAAAGACCTTCAGGGAAAACCATCACAAGTGGCCGGTTTGCAGTTTCTCGATGTTGACCACACCATGGAAAATCGGCTGCTCAGTTTAATGATGGATCTGCAGCGAGAGATATTTGTGAAGTATGCTGGTAAAAGATGA
- a CDS encoding TIGR02147 family protein translates to MQSDKKIDYRSFILREYEKRKKKNPRYSMRAFARDIGMNSSRMSEMLSGKGGISESRAVNIAEKLNLPAGIKDYFVDLVIVEHSRSEQVRENAEKRLRNRGDHYFEINHDAFKMISEWYHVALLECFHLSGFQPNPQSISDKLGITIEQSEEAFQRLTSLGLLNLTPEGVWEISHDSHKTLQDVPNEAIREFHRQVIGKAVGSIKENNVDSRDFSAVMLATSKEGLSYAKTRIRDFRRELTQELESMADKNSVYCMSIQFFEVSGE, encoded by the coding sequence ATGCAGAGTGATAAGAAGATCGATTATCGAAGTTTCATCCTACGCGAGTATGAGAAGCGAAAGAAAAAGAATCCGCGCTATTCGATGCGTGCGTTTGCCCGTGATATCGGAATGAATTCCTCGCGAATGAGTGAGATGTTGAGTGGTAAGGGCGGGATTTCAGAATCGCGCGCGGTGAACATCGCAGAAAAGCTTAATCTTCCAGCGGGGATAAAAGACTATTTTGTCGATCTGGTAATTGTTGAACATTCTCGGTCCGAGCAAGTTCGTGAGAACGCGGAAAAAAGACTTCGCAATCGCGGTGATCACTATTTTGAAATCAACCACGACGCTTTTAAAATGATATCCGAGTGGTATCATGTCGCTCTTCTAGAATGCTTTCACTTGTCAGGATTCCAGCCCAATCCTCAAAGCATTTCAGACAAGCTTGGAATTACCATTGAACAGTCTGAAGAAGCTTTTCAGCGTTTAACAAGCTTGGGTCTGCTCAACCTGACTCCAGAAGGTGTTTGGGAAATATCACATGATTCTCATAAAACCCTGCAAGATGTGCCCAATGAGGCGATCCGGGAGTTTCACCGCCAAGTTATTGGTAAAGCAGTGGGGTCCATTAAAGAGAACAATGTCGACAGCCGCGATTTTTCAGCGGTGATGCTTGCGACCAGTAAAGAAGGCCTGTCGTATGCTAAAACGCGCATCAGAGATTTCCGCAGAGAGCTGACACAAGAGTTGGAGTCCATGGCTGATAAAAACTCGGTCTATTGTATGTCCATTCAATTTTTTGAGGTTTCCGGTGAGTAA
- a CDS encoding EF-hand domain-containing protein, with product MLKWTLASIAMSSVAYAGDPGTVNSGAGASAGFQGVVLSGQVTRSNLDGVNIVVTNSCFGTNLRHVTNPISPLGKVKMKLVIRDHGAEKTFIVSYPGSLVVEGGLTDARAIPAGEISNPIGLTATGAITGNVVRVNVPVASQVTVDENGNINQGSIEAELVSVSFAQVFDWTPTNADYQSGYYKLDTHHGGGNVADYRGYTGPLSASVYTSGSKDKKTYNVAAYFPGEFGFCGGYFSPLMVFFDEARPQFSANVSFPLNPTGKTMWPEAGSKGAFVAFDRDGDGKISKANELFGSEEGKFKNGFEALREFDSNKDGVIDSKDKDFAKLMLWFDKNADGISQKEELVPLKTRIKSISLKYDSSSTNGIGARAEVRERSEFVFVEKGKDKKGQEKRGQILDVWFAPNAK from the coding sequence ATGTTGAAGTGGACTTTAGCGTCTATTGCTATGAGTTCAGTGGCTTATGCTGGAGATCCAGGCACGGTGAATTCCGGAGCTGGAGCATCCGCAGGGTTTCAGGGTGTTGTCTTATCTGGACAAGTGACCCGATCCAATCTTGACGGTGTCAACATTGTCGTTACCAACAGTTGTTTTGGTACCAATCTTCGACATGTCACCAATCCGATTTCTCCTCTTGGTAAGGTTAAAATGAAATTGGTCATCAGAGACCACGGCGCCGAGAAAACATTCATCGTTTCTTATCCCGGTTCCTTGGTCGTCGAGGGCGGTCTGACGGATGCGAGAGCTATTCCCGCAGGGGAAATTTCGAATCCAATCGGCTTGACTGCGACGGGAGCGATTACGGGCAATGTGGTTCGTGTGAATGTCCCTGTGGCTTCGCAGGTCACTGTTGATGAAAATGGAAATATCAATCAAGGCAGTATTGAAGCGGAACTGGTGTCTGTTTCGTTCGCACAGGTTTTCGATTGGACGCCTACAAATGCGGACTATCAGAGTGGATATTATAAATTAGACACCCACCATGGTGGCGGTAATGTGGCGGACTATCGTGGTTACACGGGACCGCTTTCAGCCAGCGTTTATACTTCAGGATCTAAAGATAAGAAAACCTATAACGTCGCGGCCTATTTCCCAGGGGAGTTTGGTTTCTGCGGTGGTTACTTCTCTCCATTGATGGTGTTCTTTGATGAAGCTCGTCCGCAGTTCTCTGCTAACGTTAGTTTCCCGCTCAATCCTACAGGCAAAACAATGTGGCCTGAGGCTGGTTCAAAAGGGGCCTTCGTCGCCTTCGACCGTGATGGTGACGGGAAGATCTCGAAAGCCAATGAGTTGTTTGGCTCTGAGGAAGGGAAATTTAAAAACGGGTTTGAAGCTCTTCGTGAGTTTGATTCCAACAAAGACGGTGTGATCGATAGCAAGGATAAAGATTTCGCGAAGCTCATGCTGTGGTTTGATAAGAATGCCGATGGAATCAGTCAAAAAGAGGAGCTTGTTCCTTTGAAAACGCGCATCAAGTCGATTTCTTTAAAATATGACAGCTCTTCGACGAACGGAATTGGCGCCCGCGCTGAGGTTCGCGAAAGAAGTGAATTCGTGTTTGTTGAAAAGGGCAAAGATAAAAAAGGCCAGGAAAAAAGAGGTCAGATCCTTGACGTCTGGTTTGCTCCCAACGCGAAATAG
- a CDS encoding lysophospholipid acyltransferase family protein: protein MKNFLPKPNEKIFGLKSLDRDTLIYRVLPRFLLEILRKYFRLEVEGAENIPRRGAVIIAPNHSGYSGFDAFLLGHVIQEEAKRVPRVLTHHFWFLTETTAIPAQKMGFTEATYENGLNALKKGNAIVLFPEGEQGNFKPTTERYQLQEFKRGFIRMALEAQCPIVPAIVLGAEETHINLKKLKFTKFLKGSVIPLPLNILPLPAKWRIRFLEPIQLPYKASSVNDADLVHEIAQDIQEKMQIAIEEEISKRGNAFL from the coding sequence ATGAAGAACTTTTTGCCGAAACCCAACGAAAAAATTTTTGGCCTGAAATCTCTCGACAGAGACACCCTGATCTATCGAGTGCTGCCGCGTTTTTTGTTGGAGATTTTACGCAAATACTTCCGCCTGGAAGTCGAAGGAGCTGAAAACATCCCTCGCCGTGGCGCTGTCATCATTGCCCCGAATCACTCCGGCTATTCCGGCTTTGATGCCTTTCTTTTGGGGCATGTTATCCAAGAGGAAGCCAAACGAGTTCCCCGGGTTTTGACTCATCACTTTTGGTTTCTGACTGAGACGACGGCGATCCCCGCGCAAAAGATGGGCTTCACTGAGGCCACTTACGAAAATGGACTCAACGCTCTTAAAAAAGGAAATGCCATTGTCTTATTTCCCGAGGGGGAACAAGGAAACTTCAAGCCCACGACTGAGCGCTATCAGCTGCAAGAATTCAAACGCGGATTCATTCGTATGGCTTTGGAAGCTCAATGCCCGATCGTTCCTGCGATTGTTTTGGGCGCGGAAGAAACTCATATCAACTTGAAGAAATTAAAATTTACGAAGTTCTTAAAAGGCTCGGTCATTCCGCTGCCACTCAATATTTTGCCTCTGCCTGCAAAGTGGAGAATTCGCTTCTTGGAGCCAATTCAACTTCCCTATAAGGCGTCTTCTGTGAATGATGCTGATTTGGTGCACGAGATTGCTCAGGATATTCAGGAAAAAATGCAGATTGCTATCGAAGAAGAGATTTCTAAGCGCGGAAATGCATTTCTTTAG
- a CDS encoding coiled-coil domain-containing protein: MKPPLEQTGQSSRSSHMGRSIRSQQGSAFIQALLAIGVVGIMIYFLAPTVIKNRQQVTKSASIITTRLALHSMLDFTLLGVKQRWCFSDSWMPENCGKSATPTTQEILNHPRSIERILMKKETVDFLAAMGYPNALQLLDNQKISATIPIGNFSTLHPIYKIVSDLKGYRVSAFSVEITRNTQALIPEYGREVYLKVTVKLLDDKGAVINVGSSRLEATSFVGVYPREVGSFALLVANDLHLDVSTNGSQTAGDSYIKKFTSKNAIKNYAGIVFDSPVYVNGNIILANASTSHDGDTSYAPVSFNEKVILGDGMIVRKGKEFTPVSAGGESDQFWYNIAEFGGFRKGVDVDGGRDGGLDNLSGKQASTAVDKTLMQQCIDRTLAMTDLRKTLNSTLRGAITKQSESKFDYRLGLTDGNVFTRQRNEISSPAANPSSGLAGYKYDYRNNEKAGPIAKYKLEFNGLEVKGSIPENGSITLEPKIDLTDLKRSISKQLSDAQEDRDRLTSDLSRLESQISDAERDVASAESSLEAEEAKTPQDKNRIADLAADLDRANNRLDALKARKANKDKELADAKAKMDDLQNRLVKVEADSKVQPKIKLSVDVPNPDNTNPTFKDFHVEFERGDLLVDGMGNPKDISIYLQAFDVSYDRSYPLRPEFLIKTNGYINFKRNGSAFIAYSSVSDSSGNSKGALPPGDINQDLEKLCATQGTSSSTAFGGVDWGTSFTGTSRNSWSFTNSFDERTDYTFNGTNASKANGTATFVVKSMAKNCIITGDADFVSGFLVCDKLIIKNRSTPLRIIGSVIAVNGLEIDDSAYQAGIRWSTIYHPQATFELRQAGILKAQNNTDCTQINRFPVWHPSPSIVDLSNLYRCNAISLRSKADPFRWTTVDPDCGAVPGVSSHMCKNRMVRFFVLEVSRDSGI, encoded by the coding sequence ATGAAACCACCTCTCGAGCAAACGGGACAATCTAGTCGCTCATCCCATATGGGGCGATCTATAAGATCGCAACAAGGCAGCGCTTTCATCCAAGCGCTGCTAGCTATTGGCGTTGTCGGCATCATGATTTACTTCTTGGCGCCGACGGTGATTAAAAATCGCCAGCAAGTTACCAAGTCAGCCTCTATCATCACCACTCGTTTGGCTCTACATTCAATGCTGGATTTCACCCTTTTAGGCGTGAAGCAGCGTTGGTGCTTTTCAGATTCATGGATGCCTGAAAATTGTGGAAAAAGTGCAACTCCCACAACTCAAGAGATCTTGAATCACCCGCGTTCCATTGAACGAATTTTGATGAAGAAAGAAACCGTGGATTTCCTGGCAGCGATGGGCTATCCCAACGCTCTTCAGCTTTTGGACAATCAGAAGATCTCCGCGACGATTCCAATTGGCAATTTCTCAACTCTTCATCCAATCTACAAAATCGTTTCAGATCTAAAAGGCTACCGCGTTTCCGCGTTCAGCGTTGAGATCACCAGAAATACACAGGCCTTGATCCCTGAGTATGGTCGTGAAGTTTATCTCAAAGTGACAGTGAAGTTGCTCGACGATAAGGGGGCGGTTATCAATGTTGGCAGCAGCCGACTTGAAGCAACGTCCTTTGTCGGGGTTTACCCACGCGAAGTGGGTAGTTTTGCCTTGCTAGTCGCCAACGATCTCCATTTGGACGTTTCCACAAATGGATCCCAGACTGCCGGTGACTCTTATATCAAAAAGTTTACTTCGAAAAACGCGATTAAGAACTATGCGGGGATTGTCTTTGATAGCCCGGTATACGTGAATGGCAATATCATTCTTGCAAATGCCTCCACATCACATGATGGTGACACTTCTTATGCGCCAGTGTCTTTTAATGAAAAAGTGATTTTGGGCGACGGTATGATTGTCCGCAAAGGCAAAGAGTTTACTCCTGTCTCTGCGGGTGGTGAGTCGGATCAGTTCTGGTATAATATTGCAGAGTTTGGCGGCTTTAGAAAAGGTGTCGACGTCGATGGCGGCCGCGATGGTGGCCTGGACAACTTGTCTGGAAAGCAAGCGAGTACCGCGGTCGATAAAACTTTGATGCAGCAATGTATCGACAGAACTTTGGCGATGACCGATTTGCGTAAAACTTTGAACAGTACTTTAAGAGGCGCAATCACGAAGCAATCTGAAAGCAAGTTTGACTATCGTTTGGGTCTGACCGACGGCAATGTTTTCACCCGACAAAGAAATGAAATCTCGAGTCCAGCGGCGAATCCTTCATCTGGCTTGGCAGGCTATAAATATGATTATAGGAACAACGAAAAAGCGGGTCCTATTGCTAAGTATAAACTGGAATTCAACGGTTTAGAGGTAAAAGGATCGATTCCAGAAAATGGTTCTATCACATTGGAGCCGAAGATTGATCTGACTGATTTGAAGAGAAGTATTTCAAAACAGTTGAGCGACGCCCAGGAAGATCGTGATCGCCTGACTTCGGATCTTTCTCGCCTTGAATCACAGATTTCCGATGCGGAACGCGATGTTGCCAGTGCTGAGAGCAGTTTGGAAGCTGAAGAGGCCAAGACTCCTCAAGACAAAAATAGAATTGCAGATCTTGCTGCGGACTTAGATCGTGCGAACAATCGCTTGGATGCTTTAAAAGCGCGAAAAGCAAATAAAGACAAAGAACTGGCAGATGCCAAAGCAAAGATGGACGATTTGCAGAATCGTTTGGTCAAAGTGGAAGCTGATTCAAAAGTTCAACCGAAGATCAAGCTGTCAGTGGATGTGCCAAACCCTGATAACACCAATCCAACATTTAAAGACTTTCACGTGGAGTTCGAGCGTGGGGACCTGCTTGTTGATGGTATGGGGAATCCTAAAGACATCTCCATTTATTTGCAGGCCTTTGATGTTTCCTATGACCGCAGCTATCCTCTTCGCCCTGAGTTCCTGATCAAGACCAATGGTTATATTAACTTCAAAAGAAATGGCTCTGCGTTCATCGCTTACAGCAGTGTTTCTGATAGTTCCGGAAACTCCAAAGGAGCCTTGCCTCCAGGGGATATCAACCAGGATTTAGAAAAACTTTGTGCGACCCAAGGTACCAGCTCATCAACAGCCTTTGGTGGTGTGGATTGGGGAACTTCATTCACGGGGACCTCAAGAAACTCTTGGTCATTCACAAATTCTTTTGATGAACGCACGGACTATACTTTTAATGGGACGAACGCCTCAAAAGCGAATGGAACGGCTACTTTTGTGGTTAAATCCATGGCGAAAAATTGCATTATCACCGGCGACGCGGATTTCGTCAGTGGCTTCCTGGTGTGTGATAAGTTGATTATCAAAAACCGTTCGACTCCACTTCGCATCATTGGTTCTGTTATTGCCGTCAATGGCTTGGAGATTGATGATTCGGCTTACCAAGCCGGCATTCGTTGGAGCACGATTTATCACCCACAGGCAACTTTTGAGTTGCGCCAGGCGGGTATTTTAAAAGCACAAAACAATACGGACTGCACGCAGATCAATCGTTTCCCGGTATGGCATCCAAGTCCTTCGATCGTAGATCTTTCAAATCTTTATCGTTGTAACGCGATCTCATTGCGTTCAAAGGCCGATCCATTCCGCTGGACAACGGTGGATCCAGACTGTGGCGCCGTGCCGGGAGTGAGTTCGCATATGTGTAAGAACCGCATGGTGCGTTTCTTTGTTCTGGAAGTTTCAAGGGATTCAGGAATATGA
- a CDS encoding PilW family protein, translating into MKLNQKGFSLSEVLVGVALMSIVGMVAASFFVFSKKAQTEITNEIEDKTDSIIAERMLLKDLKYSEPSFNNVLVKDDKGLAFFAFDSERSSRTLDDMPRMLTLQMAGKKEFSFLIVNDKLGGSLMYTPSAAYNIPYVPKDPNVAAPLNFVSLNKMNNGKNTVKSANAMLWNPGVILMLDTPAMVREMTQFGPNYSRPARSPIFVGVVQGEGETRLAPIALTEFIDKTNPMYPNETIENEDSFLREIPPMGGAAPLVRLKAVSIIKYYIEQDNRTGKVNLWRSMFDGRNFTGGAMIASDIEKIEFSRKDPHDSVIYFNIVRKGK; encoded by the coding sequence ATGAAGCTAAATCAAAAAGGTTTTTCTCTTTCTGAAGTTCTGGTGGGTGTGGCGTTGATGTCCATCGTGGGCATGGTCGCCGCTTCATTTTTTGTGTTTTCAAAGAAAGCCCAGACCGAAATTACCAACGAGATTGAAGATAAAACCGACAGTATCATTGCCGAGCGCATGCTTCTTAAAGACTTGAAGTACTCGGAGCCAAGTTTCAATAACGTCTTGGTTAAAGACGATAAAGGTTTGGCGTTTTTTGCTTTTGACTCTGAACGCTCATCAAGAACTTTGGATGACATGCCTCGCATGTTAACTTTGCAAATGGCAGGCAAAAAAGAATTTAGCTTTTTGATTGTCAATGACAAGCTGGGCGGTTCTTTGATGTATACACCAAGTGCCGCTTATAATATTCCTTATGTTCCTAAAGACCCCAATGTTGCAGCACCTTTGAACTTTGTTTCTTTGAATAAAATGAACAATGGAAAGAACACGGTCAAAAGTGCCAATGCGATGCTTTGGAATCCGGGTGTGATTCTGATGTTGGATACTCCGGCCATGGTGCGGGAGATGACGCAGTTTGGGCCCAACTACAGCAGACCTGCAAGATCACCTATTTTTGTTGGTGTGGTTCAAGGGGAAGGCGAAACGAGATTGGCGCCGATTGCTCTTACTGAGTTTATCGATAAAACAAATCCCATGTATCCAAATGAGACAATTGAGAATGAAGATTCCTTCTTAAGAGAAATACCGCCGATGGGAGGCGCAGCGCCTCTTGTTCGCTTGAAGGCAGTCTCAATTATAAAGTACTATATAGAGCAGGACAATAGGACCGGAAAAGTGAATCTGTGGCGGAGCATGTTTGACGGAAGAAACTTCACGGGTGGAGCAATGATTGCTTCGGATATCGAGAAGATTGAGTTCTCCCGCAAAGATCCGCACGACTCAGTGATTTACTTTAATATTGTTCGCAAGGGGAAATGA